In one Microbacterium invictum genomic region, the following are encoded:
- a CDS encoding FAD-binding domain-containing protein, with product MFDPTRTAGLETLRDFVPRAGSVYARQRNIDTAPHRTNVSTLSPYIRHRLVTEREVVAAVLEVHSLSAAEKFVQEVMWRTYWKGWLEQNPEVWRRYRRDVSALIDGGATDAADYRDAVSGRTGIDAMDAWVGELVETGYLHNHTRMWFASIWIFTLRLPWQLGADFFYRHLLDGDAASNTLSWRWVAGLQTVGKTYLATASNIARYTEGRFHPEGLATAAHPLTEDPLPARTPIPEPEPATPSTRVGVLLHEEDLDLGSLAREHPWLDDGRVVAIAASQDAAGRSPSGVSDAVDAFTTGAVEDAVARATHDVTVRTLAGTPAAAGAWAASENLDAVVVPYAPVGPVAERMTGLRTSLRDEGIALSTLRRDWDTLAWPHARRGFFPFRTRIPTLLAEQGIPGPR from the coding sequence ATGTTCGATCCCACCCGGACGGCCGGCCTCGAAACCCTGAGGGACTTCGTGCCGAGAGCGGGATCCGTCTACGCACGCCAGCGCAACATCGACACCGCTCCCCACCGCACCAACGTGTCGACGCTGTCGCCCTACATCCGGCACCGGCTGGTGACCGAGCGCGAGGTGGTGGCGGCGGTGCTCGAGGTGCACAGCCTGTCGGCGGCCGAGAAGTTCGTGCAGGAGGTGATGTGGCGCACCTACTGGAAGGGGTGGCTCGAGCAGAATCCGGAGGTGTGGCGACGCTATCGTCGTGACGTCTCGGCGCTGATCGACGGCGGCGCGACAGACGCGGCCGACTACCGCGACGCGGTCTCCGGGCGCACCGGCATCGACGCGATGGATGCGTGGGTCGGCGAGCTCGTCGAGACGGGCTACCTCCACAACCACACCCGCATGTGGTTCGCGAGCATCTGGATCTTCACCCTGCGCCTGCCGTGGCAGCTCGGGGCCGACTTCTTCTACCGGCACCTGCTCGACGGGGATGCCGCGTCGAACACCCTCTCGTGGCGGTGGGTCGCAGGGCTTCAGACCGTCGGGAAGACCTACCTCGCCACCGCCTCGAACATCGCCCGCTACACCGAGGGTCGCTTCCACCCCGAGGGGCTCGCCACCGCGGCTCATCCGCTCACCGAGGATCCCCTTCCCGCGCGGACGCCCATCCCCGAGCCCGAGCCCGCCACGCCCTCGACACGCGTGGGCGTGCTGCTCCATGAGGAGGACCTCGACCTCGGAAGCCTCGCCCGCGAGCACCCGTGGCTCGATGACGGCCGGGTCGTCGCGATCGCTGCGTCCCAGGATGCCGCCGGGCGCTCGCCGTCGGGCGTGTCCGACGCCGTGGACGCCTTCACGACCGGGGCGGTGGAAGACGCCGTCGCGCGAGCGACGCACGACGTGACGGTTCGCACGCTCGCCGGCACGCCCGCTGCAGCGGGCGCGTGGGCGGCATCCGAGAATCTCGACGCGGTCGTCGTGCCGTACGCGCCCGTCGGCCCCGTGGCCGAGCGGATGACCGGGCTGCGCACGTCCCTGCGCGACGAGGGCATCGCCCTGTCGACGCTTCGCCGAGACTGGGACACGCTGGCGTGGCCGCATGCCCGGCGCGGCTTCTTCCCCTTCCGCACCCGGATCCCGACGCTCCTCGCGGAGCAGGGCATACCCGGGCCGAGGTGA
- a CDS encoding RNA-binding S4 domain-containing protein: protein MTTPTPITDVSIGGEGIRLGQFLKFAGVLDSGGDVKEAIIDGFVTVNDEVERRRGRQLQLGDVVSFDGRRVRVCA from the coding sequence ATGACCACGCCGACCCCGATCACCGATGTCTCGATCGGCGGAGAAGGCATCCGCCTCGGGCAGTTCCTGAAGTTCGCCGGCGTGCTGGACTCCGGCGGTGACGTCAAAGAGGCCATCATCGACGGATTCGTGACGGTCAACGACGAGGTGGAACGTCGCCGGGGCCGCCAGCTCCAGCTCGGCGACGTCGTGTCCTTCGACGGTCGCCGGGTGCGCGTCTGCGCGTGA
- a CDS encoding allophanate hydrolase, which yields MSAVARVRDAYARIGEVDRPEIWISLRREADAVAEAERVDERVEGGDVLPLAGLVAAVKDNIDVAGLSTTAGSRAFSYDPDVDAPAVARLRDAGVIVIGKTNLDQFATGLVGTRSPYGAVRNAWDPVRISGGSSSGSAVATALGIVDIALGTDTAGSGRVPAALNGIVGVKPTIGLIPTTGVVPACRTLDCVTVFARDLLLARHAVETMTGPDGADPLARADNPAPPLAARPVVAVPTAEHLEGLADGWKEAFARVVAGLPASGIDVVEVDIAPLLEAASLLYGGAFVAERTAAVGDFIQAHPELVGGDLDPTVAGIILAGADARAADYFRDRERLDRLGLEGLGRLAGTVALLTPTTTWHPTLEEVAADPIGANARMGRYTNFANLLDLSALAVPAGFVDGRPFGVMLTGAPFADRTLAQLAERLTAPPVELFVVGAHLRGQPLNPQLVAAGGTFVEEATTAEAYSLYALDTVPPKPGLAQAAEGGAAIVGEVWRLPAAGFGRFVAELPQPMGIGRVVLADGRAVAGFLCEAVALEGATDITHFGGWRAYRAAS from the coding sequence GTGAGCGCGGTCGCCCGGGTGCGGGACGCGTACGCACGGATCGGCGAGGTCGACCGACCCGAGATCTGGATCTCGCTGCGCAGGGAGGCCGACGCCGTCGCCGAGGCGGAGAGGGTGGATGAGCGGGTCGAGGGCGGGGACGTCCTTCCGCTGGCCGGCCTCGTCGCCGCGGTGAAGGACAACATCGACGTCGCGGGGCTCTCCACGACGGCGGGGAGCCGCGCCTTCTCGTACGACCCCGATGTGGACGCGCCTGCTGTCGCCCGGCTGCGGGACGCCGGCGTCATCGTCATCGGCAAGACCAACCTCGACCAGTTCGCCACGGGCCTCGTCGGCACCCGCAGCCCCTACGGTGCCGTCCGCAACGCCTGGGATCCCGTTCGGATCTCGGGGGGATCGAGCTCCGGCTCCGCGGTGGCCACCGCGCTCGGGATCGTCGACATCGCCCTGGGCACCGACACGGCGGGATCGGGGCGCGTGCCCGCCGCGCTGAACGGGATCGTGGGTGTCAAGCCCACCATCGGCCTCATCCCCACGACCGGTGTGGTGCCCGCCTGCCGCACACTCGACTGCGTCACCGTCTTCGCGCGCGACCTTCTACTCGCCCGGCACGCGGTGGAGACGATGACCGGACCGGACGGAGCCGATCCGCTCGCGCGCGCCGACAACCCCGCTCCGCCGCTGGCGGCGCGACCGGTCGTGGCCGTTCCGACGGCGGAGCATCTCGAGGGCCTCGCGGACGGATGGAAAGAGGCCTTCGCGCGCGTGGTCGCCGGACTCCCGGCATCCGGAATCGACGTCGTCGAAGTCGACATCGCCCCGCTCCTCGAGGCGGCGTCGCTCCTCTACGGCGGTGCCTTCGTGGCCGAGCGCACCGCGGCCGTCGGAGACTTCATCCAGGCCCACCCCGAGCTCGTCGGCGGCGACCTCGACCCGACGGTGGCGGGCATCATCCTCGCGGGCGCCGACGCGCGGGCCGCCGACTACTTCCGCGACCGCGAGAGGCTCGATCGCCTCGGCCTCGAGGGGCTCGGTCGGCTCGCCGGGACGGTCGCGCTCCTCACCCCCACGACCACGTGGCATCCGACTCTCGAGGAGGTCGCGGCCGATCCGATCGGCGCCAACGCGAGGATGGGCCGATACACGAACTTCGCGAACCTGCTCGACCTGAGCGCGCTGGCCGTTCCCGCCGGCTTCGTCGACGGGCGACCCTTCGGGGTGATGCTCACCGGCGCGCCCTTCGCCGATCGGACCCTCGCTCAGCTCGCCGAACGACTGACCGCGCCGCCGGTGGAGCTCTTCGTCGTGGGAGCGCACCTGCGCGGCCAGCCCCTCAACCCCCAGCTCGTCGCCGCCGGCGGGACGTTCGTCGAGGAGGCCACCACCGCGGAGGCGTACTCGCTGTACGCACTGGACACCGTCCCCCCGAAGCCCGGTCTCGCCCAGGCCGCCGAGGGCGGGGCGGCGATCGTGGGGGAGGTGTGGCGCCTGCCGGCGGCGGGCTTCGGGCGCTTCGTCGCCGAGCTGCCGCAACCGATGGGGATCGGTCGCGTCGTCCTCGCCGACGGTCGCGCGGTCGCCGGCTTTCTCTGCGAGGCGGTCGCCCTGGAGGGAGCGACCGATATCACGCATTTCGGCGGGTGGCGGGCCTATCGGGCGGCGAGCTAG